Proteins encoded by one window of Candidatus Nitrosocosmicus hydrocola:
- the cca gene encoding CCA tRNA nucleotidyltransferase, with amino-acid sequence MKSININGLVEQIVTECIPTSSEENILLNCANQVKNKLNSYILDHGLGHYITEIVFGGSFAKGTWLRNETDIDIFVKFNSDVDYERFETYGKQIGMQSLIEYSPYLRYADHPYVEAVIDGIKVNIVPCFDVPFGEWKSAADRSPFHTSYMVTNLNKDRKNQVRVLKRFLKSLKIYGAEISTEGFSGYVCEVLILKFGSFLSTVEFFSKYLGNETVIKIDESTNPEERYKDLYKSFVTILDPVDQNRNLGSAISTLSVATLIQASRKFITIPSTEYFTVNSSNFTVDNSLKNLLSSFILIIEFRYTYRPLDVIWGQLKKLTKSIVRFSESYGFKILKSACSVSEKENHCVIALLLESATISSLSIKMGPEILRTQDVEKFIEVNKLSPLKWIDNNSITKCLLLRNHTDIKKYLESVFTNNPNLIGIPRGLKTDFLNSLNLYLLSQDHKFDMHVSNTISELIYTDDRIF; translated from the coding sequence ATGAAAAGCATAAACATCAACGGTTTAGTTGAACAAATAGTAACAGAGTGTATTCCTACATCCTCTGAAGAAAACATTCTATTAAATTGTGCAAACCAAGTAAAAAATAAACTTAATTCATATATTCTAGATCATGGCTTGGGACATTACATTACAGAAATCGTCTTTGGTGGCTCATTTGCAAAAGGAACATGGCTTAGAAACGAAACTGATATTGATATCTTTGTCAAATTTAATAGTGATGTTGACTATGAACGTTTTGAAACCTATGGAAAACAAATAGGAATGCAATCCTTAATTGAATATTCCCCATATCTGCGTTATGCCGATCACCCCTATGTTGAAGCGGTCATAGACGGTATAAAGGTAAATATAGTTCCTTGTTTTGATGTACCTTTTGGGGAATGGAAAAGTGCTGCAGATCGTTCTCCATTTCATACTTCATATATGGTTACTAATCTTAATAAAGATCGAAAGAATCAAGTTAGAGTTCTAAAGCGATTTCTAAAATCCCTAAAGATTTATGGGGCCGAGATTTCTACTGAAGGATTTAGTGGATATGTTTGTGAAGTATTGATCTTAAAATTTGGATCCTTTTTGTCAACTGTCGAATTTTTTTCTAAATACCTCGGTAATGAAACGGTTATAAAGATCGATGAATCTACAAATCCAGAAGAAAGATATAAAGATCTCTATAAAAGCTTTGTTACAATTTTAGATCCAGTAGATCAAAATAGAAACCTAGGTAGTGCAATTTCAACTCTTTCAGTCGCAACTTTGATTCAAGCATCGAGAAAATTTATAACAATCCCGAGTACAGAATATTTTACTGTTAATAGTAGTAACTTTACAGTTGACAATAGTCTAAAAAATTTATTGTCATCATTTATTCTTATAATAGAATTTAGATATACATATAGACCATTAGACGTTATCTGGGGACAACTCAAAAAACTAACGAAATCAATTGTAAGGTTTTCGGAGTCCTATGGGTTTAAGATCCTGAAATCTGCTTGTAGCGTCAGTGAAAAAGAAAATCACTGTGTTATAGCATTGTTGCTTGAATCCGCAACTATATCTTCCCTATCTATTAAGATGGGCCCAGAAATTCTTAGAACTCAGGATGTTGAAAAATTCATCGAAGTTAACAAACTATCTCCATTAAAATGGATAGATAATAACTCTATAACAAAATGTCTTCTTTTGAGGAACCACACAGATATAAAAAAATATCTTGAATCTGTTTTTACAAATAATCCTAATTTGATAGGAATTCCAAGGGGACTGAAAACTGATTTCTTAAATTCCTTAAACTTATATCTTTTAAGCCAAGATCACAAATTTGATATGCATGTAAGTAATACTATCTCTGAACTGATATATACTGATGACAGAATTTTCTGA
- a CDS encoding glycosyltransferase produces MAYEEKSIAVIIPTLNEAPTIGELIDNIHSLNISPKPLILIVDGGSIDNTVEICKKKNTKIIVQKRKGKGSAIREAVDQIVEDIIIFIDGDGTYSIPEIELLLKPLLEDKADMVVGSRIHGDSKKEKGSITGFNALGNKLFNRTINFAMKSRITDSLSGYRALYTKTFKELILFSDSFEIEVEMTVEALAKGFRILEVPITYNIRKGSQTKLNPIKDGLRIARTLIFILMNVNPLKFFGLISLIFFLVGLYPGLFVLNEKITTGEIVSMPSVVFSSLLFVTGTISLVVGLLSELVVRSRRRLEYLITKNEKSKR; encoded by the coding sequence ATGGCCTATGAAGAGAAGAGTATTGCAGTTATTATCCCCACATTAAATGAAGCACCTACTATCGGTGAATTAATAGACAATATTCATTCCCTCAATATCAGTCCCAAACCCTTGATTTTGATAGTAGATGGTGGATCTATTGATAATACCGTAGAGATTTGCAAGAAGAAGAATACAAAAATTATAGTTCAAAAAAGAAAAGGAAAAGGAAGTGCAATACGTGAGGCAGTTGATCAAATAGTTGAGGATATCATCATCTTTATTGATGGAGATGGGACATATTCAATTCCTGAAATTGAATTGTTACTAAAACCTTTATTGGAAGATAAAGCCGACATGGTTGTAGGTTCAAGGATACATGGTGATAGCAAAAAAGAAAAGGGATCTATAACAGGGTTTAATGCGCTAGGTAACAAGTTATTCAATCGAACAATAAACTTTGCCATGAAATCTCGTATCACAGATTCATTATCGGGATATCGAGCGTTATATACAAAAACCTTTAAGGAATTGATCTTATTCAGTGACAGTTTTGAGATTGAAGTAGAAATGACCGTTGAGGCTCTTGCTAAAGGCTTTCGAATTCTTGAGGTTCCAATAACCTATAATATAAGAAAAGGTTCACAGACAAAATTGAATCCCATAAAAGACGGATTAAGAATTGCTAGGACATTGATATTTATTTTAATGAATGTAAATCCTTTAAAATTTTTCGGCTTGATTTCATTGATTTTTTTTCTCGTAGGATTATATCCAGGCTTATTTGTGCTAAATGAAAAAATAACTACAGGTGAGATCGTATCTATGCCCTCTGTAGTATTTTCATCCCTGCTGTTTGTAACTGGAACAATTTCTCTGGTAGTTGGTCTTCTCTCAGAGCTTGTAGTAAGATCAAGAAGAAGACTAGAATACTTGATAACAAAGAATGAAAAAAGCAAGAGGTAA